One genomic segment of Hordeum vulgare subsp. vulgare chromosome 2H, MorexV3_pseudomolecules_assembly, whole genome shotgun sequence includes these proteins:
- the LOC123428691 gene encoding uncharacterized protein LOC123428691, translated as MAGLPAPTSCCCCWRRGRVRGGGAPAGGGRRPAREVRRRGHEPGGGAGTGSTGHGGAGEHGARGSRGAQEAATDGPCPGPIWVVGIKYSDDLYGVRATINVYEPKVKKDSKDLSQSGVLIYNGPRDQKEGAGACYSIAPSFNGDSFARFHVTWRDAKLHKPCYDHTCPGFVQVSHRVDLGGRVLPISVYNGPQYVIDIFIFKDPKTANWWVMYGEEKASIGYWPSSLFSHIKENGNFSFWGGHVSGPTASSDSPQIGSGHFAYEGYEKATFVRNIQIVNNNNKLVTQNTHKYLPGTSDKRKYSIDGYDVDNHVMHMYYDGPGNLV; from the exons ATGGCGGGGCTGCCAGCTCCGacgagctgctgctgctgctggcggCGGGGCAGGGTCCGAGGCGGCGGGGCTCCGGCCGGTGGTgggcggcggccggcgagggAGGTGCGACGGCGCGGGCACGAGCCTGGGGGCGGCGCGGGCACGGGGAGCACGGGGCACGGGGGAGCCGGGGAGCACGGGGCACGGGGGAGCCGGGGAGCACAGGAGGCGGCGACGGATGGGccttgcccgggcccgatctgg GTTGTAGGAATTAAATATTCAGATGATTTGTATGGGGTACGGGCTACAATAAATGTGTACGAGCCAAAGGTGAAGAAAGATAGCAAAGATCTTAGTCAATCAGGGGTACTAATTTATAATGGACCAAGAGATCAAAAAGAAGGTGCAGGTGCTTGTTATTCGATAGCTCCAAGCTTCAACGGCGATAGCTTTGCGAGGTTTCATGTTACATGG CGTGATGCTAAACTACACAAGCCCTGCTACGATCACACATGTCCTGGTTTTGTGCAAGTTAGTCACCGTGTTGATCTTGGAGGAAGAGTGCTTCCTATTTCTGTCTATAATGGACCACAATATGTGATTGACATTTTCATTTTCAAG GACCCAAAAACGGCAAATTGGTGGGTGATGTACGGTGAAGAGAAGGCATCGATTGGATATTGGCCAAGCTCATTGTTCTctcatattaaggaaaatggaaatTTCTCATTTTGGGGCGGTCATGTTTCAGGCCCGACAGCTTCGTCAGACTCCCCACAAATTGGTAGTGGGCATTTTGCCTATGAAGGATACGAAAAAGCAACTTTTGTGAGAAACATCCAAAttgttaacaacaacaacaagcttgTTACTCAAAATACACACAAATACCTTCCTGGCACTAGTgataaaagaaaatatagcatcgaTGGTTATGATGTTGATAACCATGTTATGCATATGTACTATGATGGACCTGGTAATTTAGTTTGA